A genomic stretch from Desulfohalobium retbaense DSM 5692 includes:
- a CDS encoding dimethylsulfonioproprionate lyase family protein: MELSDAVNWYYLLREYYLLYRTLSAGGSKPIRRHKRDVRERISQTMHPKTPVVHREPAEKPVCAYLQRALDQAPAADRGVVTTLHSLRPHLHWEYGYQRLPAHLARKYAYAECVGPRGPVVSERLILGLVLLAPGTTYPTHAHQTITESYIGLSGAFSENDVGVFGPKSLILNPPGRRHRITVDSYEPCLLAFAWTGYSRDLDDPGMCFSPRTPQAL, encoded by the coding sequence ATGGAGCTGTCCGACGCCGTCAACTGGTATTACTTGCTGCGCGAATACTACCTGCTCTACCGCACCCTGTCCGCCGGCGGCAGCAAGCCCATCCGGCGCCACAAACGCGACGTTCGCGAACGCATCAGCCAGACCATGCACCCGAAAACGCCGGTAGTGCACCGCGAACCCGCCGAAAAGCCGGTCTGCGCCTACTTGCAACGCGCCCTGGACCAGGCTCCGGCTGCCGATCGCGGGGTGGTCACCACGCTGCATTCCTTGCGGCCCCATTTGCATTGGGAATACGGCTACCAGCGCTTGCCCGCCCATCTGGCCCGAAAATACGCCTATGCCGAATGTGTGGGGCCGCGCGGGCCAGTGGTCTCCGAGCGTCTGATTCTCGGGCTGGTCCTGCTCGCGCCAGGCACCACCTACCCCACCCACGCCCACCAGACGATCACCGAATCCTATATCGGCCTCAGCGGGGCCTTTTCTGAAAACGATGTCGGGGTCTTCGGCCCCAAGTCGCTGATTTTGAACCCGCCAGGCCGGCGCCACCGGATCACGGTCGACAGCTACGAGCCCTGCCTGCTCGCCTTTGCCTGGACCGGCTACAGCCGGGATCTTGATGATCCAGGCATGTGCTTTAGCCCCAGGACCCCGCAAGCGCTGTAA
- a CDS encoding phosphatidylserine decarboxylase family protein, which produces MQKPSCGVSLEGLPFLGFTALTTLVLAILGWWHVSLVALIATFFILHFFRDPERVVPDDPGVAVSPADGKIIAVDFHPDPITGQRRQRICVFMNVFNVHVNRMPVAGTIQKIVYYPGKFFNASLDKASADNERNVVQIRDAEGLDWTCVQIAGLVARRIICWAETGDGLARGQRMGLIKFGSRVDLYLPEGYESSLRTGDIVHAGQSVLARKT; this is translated from the coding sequence ATGCAGAAGCCATCGTGCGGAGTGAGCCTGGAGGGCTTGCCATTTCTCGGTTTTACGGCGCTGACGACGCTGGTACTGGCCATCTTGGGCTGGTGGCACGTCAGTCTTGTCGCGCTTATTGCCACGTTTTTCATCCTCCATTTTTTTCGCGATCCGGAGCGGGTGGTCCCGGACGACCCGGGCGTGGCCGTTTCACCGGCCGATGGGAAAATCATTGCTGTGGATTTCCATCCCGATCCGATCACCGGCCAACGGCGACAACGGATCTGCGTGTTCATGAATGTGTTCAATGTGCACGTGAACCGCATGCCAGTAGCCGGCACGATTCAGAAGATCGTCTATTATCCCGGCAAGTTTTTCAACGCCTCCCTGGACAAAGCCTCCGCAGACAATGAGCGCAACGTGGTCCAGATCCGCGACGCAGAAGGCCTGGACTGGACCTGTGTGCAGATCGCCGGCCTTGTGGCCCGGCGGATTATCTGCTGGGCGGAAACAGGCGACGGCCTCGCCCGGGGGCAGCGGATGGGGTTGATCAAGTTCGGCTCCAGGGTTGACCTTTACCTGCCCGAGGGATATGAAAGTTCTCTTAGAACGGGAGACATCGTCCATGCGGGCCAATCCGTTCTCGCCCGCAAAACCTGA
- a CDS encoding AzlC family ABC transporter permease yields MFSDSMAQAGGSTEHASSRLSALRRAFQRTLPIVLGYLPVGFAYGVLAQKTGLSTLNSVAMSVLVFAGSAQLIAVGLFAGGAGAASVIVTTFIVNLRHLLMSAALAPYVRAWTKKEQAVFAFQLTDETFALHASRFPQQPPVKSEAFGVNVIAQSAWIGGSVLGVLASGLIADVKPIGLDYALPAMFIALLVAQVDSWAKLLAGVTAGAVSVGLVLAGVEQMNVIVATVVAASIGLGVESWISTRSS; encoded by the coding sequence ATGTTTTCAGACTCTATGGCCCAGGCCGGGGGGAGTACCGAACACGCCTCGTCCCGGTTGAGCGCCTTGCGGCGCGCCTTCCAGCGCACCCTGCCGATCGTCCTCGGCTATCTTCCGGTCGGTTTCGCTTATGGGGTCCTGGCCCAGAAAACCGGCCTGAGCACCTTGAATTCGGTGGCCATGTCGGTCCTGGTCTTTGCCGGATCGGCCCAATTGATTGCTGTGGGGCTTTTTGCCGGCGGGGCGGGCGCGGCCTCGGTCATTGTGACCACATTCATCGTCAATTTGCGCCATTTGCTCATGTCCGCGGCCCTGGCGCCGTACGTCAGGGCCTGGACCAAGAAAGAGCAGGCCGTCTTTGCCTTCCAGCTCACGGACGAGACCTTTGCCCTGCACGCCAGCCGATTCCCGCAACAACCACCGGTGAAGAGCGAAGCATTCGGGGTCAATGTGATCGCGCAAAGCGCCTGGATCGGCGGCAGCGTCTTGGGGGTTCTAGCCAGTGGATTGATCGCTGACGTGAAGCCCATCGGTCTGGATTATGCCCTGCCGGCCATGTTTATCGCCCTTTTGGTGGCCCAGGTCGATTCCTGGGCCAAACTTCTGGCCGGAGTGACGGCCGGAGCGGTTTCAGTCGGGTTGGTACTGGCTGGAGTAGAGCAGATGAATGTCATAGTGGCCACGGTGGTGGCAGCAAGCATTGGATTGGGAGTGGAGTCATGGATCAGCACGCGGTCTTCCTGA
- a CDS encoding cytochrome C assembly family protein, whose translation MPFIRTFELCIIALYLLATILYFTGVIRQRNRLKQLAQTLAVAGFGLHTLDLGLVFFRPGAPAIVQGQFYISLLAWTFLAIYFLLWRKLRLEFLALTAAPLALILFTSSMAVTTERLAVPAKLSSLWFGLHVGTFFLSIALLAMAFGAGIVYLYVDKKIKTKAKLSSLNKDMPALTSVDQANRWAVMLGFPLYTLGLFSGFAWARFTWGRIFSWDPKEIVSLLIWFLFAYLFHQRLAMNWTGRKPAKLAIWIFVLTILSLWGVNFLLPTHHSLQP comes from the coding sequence ATGCCTTTTATAAGGACCTTTGAGCTCTGCATTATAGCCCTCTATCTGCTGGCCACCATCCTCTATTTCACCGGGGTTATCCGGCAACGGAACCGGCTCAAACAGCTGGCCCAGACCCTGGCCGTGGCCGGCTTCGGTCTGCACACCCTTGACCTCGGTCTGGTCTTTTTCCGCCCGGGAGCGCCGGCGATCGTCCAGGGCCAATTTTATATCAGCCTTCTGGCCTGGACCTTTCTGGCCATCTATTTCCTGCTCTGGCGCAAGCTGAGATTGGAATTTCTGGCCCTCACCGCCGCCCCACTGGCCCTGATCCTTTTTACCTCATCCATGGCCGTCACCACTGAACGACTGGCCGTACCCGCAAAATTGAGTTCGTTGTGGTTCGGCCTGCACGTCGGGACCTTTTTCCTGAGCATCGCCTTGCTGGCCATGGCGTTCGGGGCCGGCATCGTCTATCTGTACGTGGATAAAAAGATCAAAACCAAGGCCAAATTGAGCTCTTTGAACAAGGACATGCCCGCGCTGACCAGCGTGGATCAGGCCAATCGCTGGGCGGTCATGCTCGGGTTTCCCCTGTATACCCTGGGCCTGTTTTCCGGGTTTGCCTGGGCCCGCTTTACCTGGGGCCGGATCTTTTCCTGGGATCCCAAAGAAATCGTTTCCTTGCTGATCTGGTTTCTTTTCGCTTATCTGTTCCACCAGCGCCTGGCCATGAACTGGACCGGGCGGAAACCGGCGAAACTGGCCATCTGGATCTTCGTGCTCACGATTCTGTCCCTGTGGGGGGTCAATTTTCTGTTGCCCACCCACCACAGTCTGCAACCATAA
- a CDS encoding precorrin-2 dehydrogenase/sirohydrochlorin ferrochelatase family protein: MRYYPVFFDIANARCLVLGAGGVGRRKARTLLSAGAHVILVDPFSAPDEDPELAATPGLSWYSRDLSDADLDGVVLAFAASGNREANGALVNRCRERNIPCNVADKPEDGTFILPAVHCQEDLVLAVSTGGASPALARHARQKLEASFGREYAVLCRLLGYLRPLVLGLKLSQPENRDIFRSLVDEELLDALRDRDWTKCENSLKARLPQALHQHVGDLYAFYKDL; encoded by the coding sequence ATGCGCTATTACCCTGTCTTTTTCGATATCGCGAACGCACGGTGCCTCGTCCTCGGCGCCGGCGGGGTCGGGCGCCGCAAGGCCCGCACATTGCTTTCAGCCGGGGCGCATGTCATCCTGGTCGATCCCTTCAGTGCCCCTGACGAAGACCCGGAACTGGCCGCAACGCCGGGGTTGAGCTGGTACTCACGCGACCTCAGCGATGCTGATCTCGACGGCGTGGTCCTGGCTTTTGCCGCCAGCGGCAACCGGGAAGCAAACGGAGCCCTTGTCAACCGCTGCCGGGAACGCAATATCCCCTGCAACGTAGCAGACAAGCCCGAAGACGGCACCTTCATCCTCCCGGCGGTCCATTGTCAGGAGGATCTCGTCCTGGCCGTCTCCACTGGAGGCGCCAGTCCGGCTCTCGCCCGGCATGCCCGGCAGAAGCTGGAAGCCTCCTTCGGCCGGGAATACGCCGTCTTGTGTCGCCTGCTTGGCTACCTCCGGCCCTTGGTTCTGGGCTTGAAACTGTCCCAGCCGGAAAACCGGGACATTTTCCGCTCCCTGGTGGACGAGGAGCTCCTGGACGCCCTGCGCGACAGAGACTGGACAAAATGCGAAAATTCCCTCAAAGCACGTCTACCCCAAGCACTCCACCAGCACGTAGGAGACTTGTATGCCTTTTATAAGGACCTTTGA
- the tilS gene encoding tRNA lysidine(34) synthetase TilS produces MLRLQTLPPRQAHFCLEVDRFVREELTISLAGTHVMLAVSGGVDSVALLAWAAAMRDKWGARLFCAHLDHGLRPESSQERQRVHALCDQLAIPCFSGRSETRRYAQRCQLGIEEAGRLLRYRYLEGIAHRRGCDYLLTAHHANDLAEDSLMRFIRGTGWPALAGMAAWDPGRRLLRPFLLTPKHRLHALVQAAGLCWEEDSSNRDPAYQRNRIRHQILPLLIKENPNFLETIAQTWRQAQADTAAFDTMLTAARQAERVVKQGLLAPRQELESLPAALRLRWYKEILDRMGPGQALSANLGALDALYTEKKSGKRVQFPGDKQARVSPEGIIFGWKGD; encoded by the coding sequence ATGCTGCGCCTCCAAACTCTCCCCCCCAGGCAGGCCCATTTCTGTCTTGAAGTCGACCGGTTCGTCCGGGAGGAGCTCACAATCTCCTTAGCTGGGACCCACGTGATGCTGGCCGTCTCCGGAGGGGTCGATTCCGTGGCCCTGCTGGCTTGGGCCGCTGCCATGCGCGACAAATGGGGGGCCAGACTCTTCTGTGCCCACCTCGACCACGGCCTGCGCCCCGAATCCTCGCAGGAGCGCCAGCGTGTCCACGCCCTTTGCGACCAGCTCGCTATCCCATGTTTTTCCGGTCGCAGCGAGACCCGGCGCTACGCCCAACGTTGCCAACTCGGGATCGAAGAAGCCGGGCGCCTTCTGCGCTACCGGTATCTTGAGGGCATCGCCCACCGCCGCGGTTGCGATTACCTGCTCACCGCCCACCACGCCAACGACCTTGCTGAAGACAGTCTGATGCGCTTTATCCGCGGCACCGGCTGGCCGGCCCTGGCGGGCATGGCGGCCTGGGACCCCGGCCGCCGCCTCCTGCGCCCGTTTCTGCTCACGCCCAAACACCGCCTCCATGCGCTGGTCCAGGCAGCCGGGCTCTGCTGGGAAGAAGACAGTTCCAATCGCGATCCCGCCTACCAGCGCAACAGGATTCGCCACCAGATTCTGCCCCTGCTGATCAAAGAGAATCCGAATTTTCTGGAGACCATTGCCCAGACCTGGCGCCAAGCCCAAGCCGACACCGCCGCATTTGACACGATGCTGACCGCGGCCAGACAGGCGGAGCGCGTGGTGAAACAAGGCTTGCTTGCCCCACGACAGGAATTGGAATCCCTTCCTGCGGCCCTCAGATTGCGCTGGTACAAGGAGATCCTGGACCGCATGGGCCCCGGACAGGCCCTGTCCGCCAACCTGGGTGCTCTCGACGCCTTGTATACAGAGAAAAAATCAGGGAAAAGAGTGCAATTTCCCGGGGACAAGCAGGCCAGAGTGAGCCCGGAGGGGATTATCTTTGGATGGAAAGGGGACTGA
- the pssA gene encoding CDP-diacylglycerol--serine O-phosphatidyltransferase: protein MPEHIGPRHKGYYLLPNLLTTASLFSGFLGLLWAVQGDYISCALAVLASCFFDGMDGKVARLTRSSSDFGVQLDSLVDMVSFGVTPAVLVYLWQTHVFGRIGLMACFLYMACGSLRLARFNIQSSRVPKKFFIGLPIPAGACTIATLVLFVMYLPETWQTSALPVVTLILMYLLSFLMISKVRYASFKETALVRSHPFTSSVAAIMVFVLVASEPRFLGFLFFLAYLISGPVYTYLYRPLRSASLLGSSSRQELS from the coding sequence ATGCCGGAACACATTGGACCTCGCCACAAAGGGTACTATCTGTTACCCAATCTGCTGACCACAGCCAGCCTGTTTTCAGGTTTTCTGGGCTTGTTGTGGGCGGTGCAGGGGGACTACATCTCCTGTGCCCTGGCGGTCCTGGCGAGCTGTTTCTTTGACGGCATGGACGGCAAAGTGGCCCGGCTGACCCGCTCGAGTTCGGATTTCGGCGTCCAATTGGATTCCTTGGTCGATATGGTCTCCTTTGGAGTCACACCGGCCGTGCTGGTCTATCTGTGGCAAACCCATGTCTTCGGCCGTATCGGGCTCATGGCCTGTTTTTTGTACATGGCCTGCGGCAGTCTGCGTCTGGCCCGTTTCAATATCCAGAGCAGCCGGGTCCCCAAAAAATTCTTTATCGGCCTGCCTATTCCCGCAGGGGCATGCACCATTGCCACCCTGGTCCTGTTTGTCATGTACCTTCCTGAAACGTGGCAGACTTCCGCCCTGCCGGTGGTAACTCTGATTTTGATGTACCTCCTGTCGTTTCTGATGATCAGCAAGGTACGCTACGCGTCGTTCAAGGAAACGGCCCTGGTGCGTTCCCACCCCTTTACATCGTCCGTGGCGGCGATCATGGTTTTCGTTCTCGTGGCCTCGGAACCCCGGTTTCTGGGTTTTCTCTTTTTTCTGGCCTACCTGATCTCGGGCCCCGTCTACACGTATTTGTACCGTCCGCTACGTTCCGCTTCCTTGCTAGGGAGTTCCTCGCGACAGGAACTCTCATAA
- a CDS encoding geranylgeranyl reductase family protein, with product MHRFDAIVVGGGPSGCAAAKGIADAGGEVLLLDKAAFPRPKLCAGVITAKTVAVVERVFGLDTASLHACGALKAATPRYRVVTRQRVLLEDSAPDPFRLVERRSFDHLLLQRAAAAGARCVTETPVTGIDPRRGEVKTAAGETFQARVVIGADGVHSRVRRHLTPRVQARRYWRQRLAHCVEIVAPLQDLTHSHTSLGLHLGYVRHGYAWNFPRGEDIILGMCALPCRGERLDHAFQEFLGDIGYVGAAPFKGHPLPYGNFLDTPVQDRVLLTGDAAGLADPLLGEGLYFALRSGELAAQAALSPEHGFFAYDKALHSEIYSDFCWAQRLRRTALFLLPVASGRLVAGLAQWARRPLEEMVHGYRRYSGRRVGAQGFGVAESKP from the coding sequence ATGCACCGTTTTGACGCGATAGTGGTTGGGGGTGGTCCGAGCGGGTGTGCGGCCGCCAAAGGGATAGCTGACGCAGGCGGGGAAGTGCTGCTTCTGGATAAGGCGGCCTTTCCGCGTCCGAAGTTGTGTGCCGGGGTGATCACCGCCAAAACAGTGGCGGTTGTAGAGCGCGTTTTCGGGCTCGACACGGCGAGTCTGCATGCCTGCGGAGCATTGAAGGCAGCGACGCCGCGATATAGGGTCGTTACCCGGCAGCGGGTCCTTTTGGAGGACAGCGCGCCGGACCCGTTTCGCCTTGTGGAACGTCGTTCTTTTGATCATCTGCTTTTGCAGCGCGCAGCGGCAGCGGGGGCGCGGTGTGTGACCGAGACTCCGGTTACGGGAATTGATCCCCGGCGGGGTGAGGTCAAAACAGCCGCCGGAGAGACGTTCCAGGCCAGGGTCGTTATCGGCGCTGACGGCGTGCATAGCCGGGTGCGGCGTCACCTCACCCCCCGGGTCCAGGCCCGGCGCTATTGGCGGCAACGGCTGGCCCATTGCGTGGAGATTGTCGCTCCCCTGCAGGATTTGACCCATTCCCACACCAGCCTCGGGCTGCACCTGGGGTACGTCCGTCACGGCTATGCCTGGAATTTTCCACGCGGCGAGGATATTATTCTCGGCATGTGCGCCTTGCCCTGCCGCGGGGAACGGCTGGATCACGCCTTTCAGGAATTTCTCGGTGATATCGGCTATGTGGGGGCGGCCCCGTTCAAAGGACACCCGCTGCCGTACGGCAATTTTTTGGACACCCCTGTTCAGGATCGGGTCCTCTTGACTGGAGACGCGGCCGGCCTGGCCGACCCGCTGCTCGGCGAGGGATTGTATTTTGCCCTGCGCAGCGGCGAACTCGCCGCACAGGCCGCTTTGTCCCCCGAACACGGTTTTTTTGCCTATGACAAGGCCCTGCATTCGGAGATTTACAGCGATTTCTGCTGGGCGCAACGGTTGCGCCGCACCGCTTTATTTCTGCTCCCGGTGGCTTCGGGACGCCTTGTGGCCGGACTGGCGCAGTGGGCCAGGCGCCCTTTGGAAGAAATGGTTCACGGCTACCGGCGGTATTCCGGACGCCGGGTTGGCGCCCAGGGGTTCGGGGTGGCCGAGTCCAAACCGTGA
- a CDS encoding AzlD domain-containing protein: MDQHAVFLIILGMMAVTYLPRALPMTVLSSFSLPDWVVRWLGCVPAAVLAALLFPSLLLRDGAVSLGLENIFLWAAVPTFVVAKWRGSFVGAIVTGMGVVALARLAV, translated from the coding sequence ATGGATCAGCACGCGGTCTTCCTGATTATTCTGGGCATGATGGCGGTGACCTATCTGCCCCGGGCCCTGCCGATGACGGTGTTGTCCTCGTTCAGTCTGCCCGATTGGGTGGTTCGCTGGCTCGGATGCGTCCCCGCGGCGGTCCTGGCCGCCTTGTTGTTCCCGTCGCTTTTGCTCCGCGATGGCGCTGTCAGCCTGGGGCTGGAGAATATTTTTTTGTGGGCCGCTGTGCCCACGTTTGTGGTCGCCAAATGGCGGGGGAGCTTTGTCGGGGCTATTGTGACCGGGATGGGCGTGGTAGCCCTGGCCCGGCTGGCAGTCTGA
- the hemA gene encoding glutamyl-tRNA reductase, which yields MDKTIYLLGLNHKTAPVEIREQFALTNASPDQLGLVDRKEDIREGLLLSTCNRVELLFVGSADGSGEEKALQCWAGYCQRDPERLRPYIYSYRGLDAIRHMFTVASSLDSLVVGEPQILGQLKDAYKTAVDCGLTRTVVNRLMHKAFSVAKRVRTETRIANAAVSISYAAVELARHIFGDLQGRKAMLVGAGEMAELAATHLLATGVDEILVANRTLSRGQELAQQFGTQARAVCFEDMFDHLPEVDIIISSTGATRTVVQAREVKTILKKRKNRPMFFIDIAVPRDIDPDVNQLDNVYLYDIDDLKEVVEENIAQRQDEAERAREIIEEEVDKFQLWLRSLELNPTIVDLFDQAESLAQKEIRRTLKNLGDQATPEVEHALETMAHSLSKKLLHQPVTFLKRRAREEESAQEFISLTRRLFNLDNESVPSESHAFRHKQGND from the coding sequence ATGGATAAAACAATATACCTTCTCGGCCTCAACCATAAGACAGCACCGGTGGAAATCCGGGAACAATTCGCCCTGACAAATGCCTCCCCGGACCAACTCGGTCTGGTGGACCGCAAGGAGGACATCCGTGAGGGGTTGCTCCTGTCCACCTGCAACCGGGTCGAACTCCTCTTTGTCGGCTCCGCCGACGGTTCCGGAGAAGAAAAGGCCCTGCAATGCTGGGCCGGCTATTGTCAGCGCGATCCCGAACGTCTCCGCCCCTACATCTATTCCTACCGTGGCCTGGACGCCATCCGCCACATGTTCACTGTCGCTTCGAGCCTGGACTCGCTTGTTGTCGGTGAACCCCAGATTCTGGGCCAGCTCAAGGACGCCTATAAAACCGCGGTGGACTGCGGGCTGACCCGCACCGTGGTCAACCGGCTCATGCATAAGGCCTTTTCCGTGGCCAAACGGGTTCGCACCGAGACCCGCATCGCCAACGCCGCGGTCTCCATCAGTTACGCGGCCGTAGAACTCGCCCGGCATATTTTCGGCGATCTCCAGGGACGCAAGGCCATGCTCGTGGGCGCCGGTGAAATGGCCGAACTGGCGGCCACACATCTGCTGGCCACCGGTGTGGATGAAATTCTGGTTGCCAACCGGACCTTGAGCCGCGGACAGGAACTCGCCCAGCAATTCGGCACCCAGGCCAGGGCGGTCTGTTTTGAGGACATGTTCGACCATCTGCCAGAGGTGGACATCATCATCAGTTCCACCGGCGCGACACGAACCGTGGTTCAGGCCCGCGAGGTCAAAACCATCCTCAAAAAGCGCAAAAACCGGCCGATGTTCTTCATCGATATCGCCGTGCCCCGGGATATTGATCCGGACGTCAACCAATTGGACAACGTCTACCTCTACGACATCGACGATCTCAAGGAAGTCGTCGAGGAAAACATCGCCCAGCGCCAGGACGAAGCCGAACGCGCCCGGGAGATCATCGAGGAGGAGGTGGACAAGTTCCAGCTCTGGTTGCGCTCCCTGGAACTCAACCCGACCATCGTCGACCTGTTCGATCAGGCCGAATCCCTGGCCCAGAAAGAAATCCGGCGGACTTTGAAAAATCTCGGAGACCAGGCCACGCCCGAAGTGGAACACGCTCTGGAAACCATGGCCCATTCCCTGTCCAAAAAATTGCTCCACCAGCCGGTCACGTTTCTCAAGCGCCGGGCGCGGGAAGAAGAGTCGGCCCAGGAATTCATTTCCTTGACCCGGCGGCTGTTCAACCTGGATAACGAATCTGTGCCCTCGGAAAGCCACGCCTTTCGGCACAAACAAGGAAACGACTGA